A part of Streptomyces sp. NBC_01497 genomic DNA contains:
- a CDS encoding response regulator transcription factor gives MADPIRVLLVDDHQVVRRGLRTFLEIQDDIEVVGEAGDGAEGVARTEELRPDVVLMDIKMPGTDGIEALRKLREQDNPAKVLIVTSFTEQRTVVPALRAGASGYVYKDIDPEALADAIRSVHAGHVLLQPEVAQALLAQDDQASGQGRGTSLTDREREVLALIADGRSNREIARALVLSEKTVKTHVSNILMKLDLADRTQAALWAVRNGVTR, from the coding sequence GTGGCTGACCCGATCCGTGTGCTGCTCGTCGACGACCACCAGGTCGTACGGCGTGGTCTGCGCACCTTCCTGGAGATCCAGGACGACATCGAGGTCGTCGGTGAGGCGGGCGACGGCGCCGAGGGCGTCGCGCGCACCGAGGAACTCCGTCCCGACGTGGTCCTGATGGACATCAAGATGCCGGGTACGGACGGTATCGAGGCGCTGCGCAAACTGCGGGAGCAGGACAACCCGGCGAAGGTGCTCATCGTCACGAGCTTCACGGAGCAGCGCACCGTCGTCCCCGCGCTGCGCGCCGGCGCCTCCGGCTACGTGTACAAGGACATCGACCCCGAGGCGCTCGCCGACGCGATCCGCTCCGTGCACGCCGGGCACGTACTGCTGCAGCCGGAGGTCGCCCAGGCGCTGCTCGCCCAGGACGACCAGGCGAGCGGCCAGGGGAGGGGCACGTCCCTGACGGACCGGGAGCGGGAGGTGCTCGCGCTGATCGCGGACGGCCGCTCGAACCGCGAGATCGCCCGCGCCCTGGTGCTCTCGGAGAAGACCGTCAAGACCCACGTCTCGAACATCCTGATGAAGCTGGACCTCGCGGACCGTACGCAGGCTGCCCTCTGGGCGGTCCGGAACGGCGTCACCCGCTGA
- a CDS encoding SDR family NAD(P)-dependent oxidoreductase, with the protein MPVAVITGGSKGLGRALASGLAREGWDLVLGARTASALADSAAAARAHGSRVTALPGDVRDAAYRRELVAAADRLGGLDLLVSNASALGAEPLVELARLPLAGFRDALETNVVAALGLVQEALPLLRAGGRGAVIVLSSDAAAEAYGTWGGYGASKAALDQVAAVLAVEEEALRVWSVDPGDMATDLYAAAVPDDSSPRPDPVTVVPGFLALVRRRPASGRYTARALAATR; encoded by the coding sequence ATGCCGGTCGCGGTGATCACAGGTGGTTCGAAGGGGCTCGGGCGGGCGCTCGCGTCCGGCCTCGCGCGGGAGGGGTGGGACCTGGTGCTGGGGGCGCGGACCGCGTCGGCGCTGGCGGACTCCGCGGCGGCGGCCCGGGCCCACGGCTCGCGGGTGACGGCCCTGCCGGGGGACGTACGGGATGCGGCGTACCGGCGGGAGCTGGTGGCGGCCGCGGACCGGCTCGGCGGTCTCGATCTGCTGGTGAGCAACGCCAGCGCGCTGGGCGCCGAGCCGCTGGTGGAGCTGGCCCGGCTGCCGCTCGCGGGGTTCAGGGACGCACTGGAGACGAACGTGGTGGCGGCGCTCGGCCTCGTGCAGGAGGCGCTGCCGCTGCTGCGGGCGGGCGGCCGGGGCGCGGTGATCGTGCTGAGCTCGGACGCGGCGGCGGAGGCGTACGGGACGTGGGGCGGTTACGGGGCGTCGAAGGCCGCGCTCGACCAGGTCGCCGCGGTCCTCGCGGTGGAGGAGGAGGCCCTGCGGGTGTGGTCGGTGGATCCCGGCGACATGGCGACGGACCTGTACGCGGCCGCGGTACCGGACGACAGTTCTCCGCGGCCCGATCCGGTGACGGTGGTGCCGGGCTTCCTCGCGCTGGTGCGACGGCGGCCCGCGAGCGGCCGCTACACGGCCCGGGCCCTGGCGGCGACGCGATGA
- a CDS encoding chaplin has protein sequence MKNLKRAAALTMIAGGIVAAGAGAASACDTGAHAPATHAQASGEAVHSPGVGSGNLIQVPVDVPVNVVGNTVNVIGLLNPAFGNHGVNY, from the coding sequence ATGAAGAACCTGAAGAGGGCGGCCGCGCTCACCATGATCGCCGGTGGCATCGTCGCGGCGGGCGCCGGTGCGGCGTCCGCGTGCGACACGGGCGCCCACGCGCCGGCCACCCACGCCCAGGCTTCGGGCGAGGCCGTCCACTCCCCGGGCGTCGGCTCCGGCAACCTGATCCAGGTGCCGGTCGACGTCCCGGTCAACGTGGTCGGCAACACGGTCAACGTGATCGGCCTCCTGAACCCGGCCTTCGGCAACCACGGCGTCAACTACTGA
- a CDS encoding S-adenosylmethionine:tRNA ribosyltransferase-isomerase translates to MTRTVLDALRVPDELSARVPAEQRGRGRDDVRLLVSRGTDVSHHAFGELPCLLRAGDVLVVNTSATLPAAVGGRLGGETGGEAVVVHFSTRGDDGRWAVELRTPVPGGGGVSRPRPGGPAGTLVRLPGGVRLLLQEPLDPAGARLWWARVRPGDGAAGADGAAGEQDRTGERVAGAPGASRAAGSGGQDRAGGGAAGPGQVPAVPDVPGLLRRYGRPIRYGYTERDQDLSAYQTVFALPEPDGSGSAEMPSAGRPFTAETVAALVRRGVQFAPLTLHTGVASAEAHEPPYPERYAVPGTTARLVNAARAGGGAVIAVGTTVVRALESAADGRGTVRAAAGWTDLVVTPRRGARAVDGLLTGLHEPRASHLLMLEAIAGREALVRGYDQALDHRYLWHEFGDVHLILR, encoded by the coding sequence ATGACCAGGACCGTACTGGACGCGCTGCGGGTGCCGGACGAACTGTCCGCGCGGGTGCCCGCCGAGCAGCGGGGGCGCGGCAGGGACGACGTACGGCTGCTGGTCTCGCGCGGGACGGACGTGTCGCACCACGCCTTCGGTGAACTGCCGTGCCTGCTGCGCGCCGGGGACGTGCTGGTGGTCAACACGTCGGCGACGCTGCCCGCCGCGGTCGGCGGCCGGCTCGGCGGCGAGACGGGCGGAGAGGCCGTGGTGGTGCACTTCTCGACCCGCGGTGACGACGGGCGGTGGGCGGTGGAGCTGCGCACCCCGGTGCCGGGCGGCGGCGGGGTGAGCCGCCCGCGCCCCGGGGGCCCCGCGGGGACGCTCGTACGCCTGCCGGGCGGGGTGCGGCTGCTGCTGCAGGAACCGCTCGACCCGGCGGGGGCGCGGTTGTGGTGGGCGCGGGTCCGGCCGGGGGACGGCGCGGCGGGAGCGGACGGAGCCGCCGGCGAGCAGGACAGGACCGGGGAGCGGGTGGCGGGAGCGCCGGGCGCCTCCCGCGCCGCCGGCTCCGGTGGCCAGGACCGGGCAGGGGGCGGGGCGGCGGGCCCCGGGCAGGTGCCCGCTGTCCCGGACGTGCCGGGACTGCTGCGGCGCTACGGCCGGCCCATCCGGTACGGGTACACGGAGCGCGACCAGGACCTGTCGGCCTACCAGACGGTCTTCGCGCTGCCCGAGCCGGACGGGTCCGGGTCGGCGGAGATGCCGAGCGCGGGCCGTCCCTTCACGGCGGAGACCGTCGCCGCGCTGGTGCGAAGGGGAGTGCAGTTCGCGCCGCTGACCCTGCACACGGGGGTGGCGTCGGCCGAGGCGCACGAGCCGCCGTACCCGGAGCGCTACGCCGTGCCGGGGACGACGGCGCGGCTGGTGAACGCGGCACGGGCGGGCGGTGGAGCCGTCATCGCGGTCGGTACGACGGTGGTGCGGGCCCTGGAGTCGGCGGCGGACGGACGCGGCACGGTGCGGGCGGCGGCCGGGTGGACGGACCTGGTGGTGACGCCGCGGCGGGGCGCCCGGGCGGTGGACGGCCTGCTGACCGGGCTGCACGAGCCCCGCGCGTCCCACCTGCTGATGCTGGAGGCGATCGCCGGACGGGAAGCCCTGGTCAGGGGATACGACCAGGCGCTCGACCACCGGTACCTGTGGCACGAGTTCGGCGATGTCCACCTGATCCTGCGCTAG
- a CDS encoding GAF domain-containing sensor histidine kinase: MTPTTGSTGSGLAAVSTALLAMSRHLEVRDVLKTIVASARELLDAEYAALGVPDDHGGFAQFVVDGVSDEQWKAIGPLPRQHGILAAMLHDEKTERLADVRKDPRFGGWPRTHPELSDFLGLPVRDGDETLAALFLANKRCPGRRSDGTKVCGFTAEDEELLSILAQHAAIALTNARLYERSRELTITEERSRLAHELHDAVSQKLFSLRLTAQAAAKLVDRDPARAKDELQQVAALAAEAADELGAAVVELRPAALAEDGLVHTLRTQIKVLDRAHSARVTLDAPYLKALPAAQEEAVLRVAQEALHNALRHSGAHHVGVVLGRRGAGAVLRVKDDGKGFEPSAVRRAGRHLGLVSMRDRASGVGGRLIVTSAPGAGTTITMEVPGG; encoded by the coding sequence ATGACGCCCACCACGGGATCCACGGGCTCCGGCCTCGCCGCCGTGAGCACCGCGCTGCTCGCCATGAGCAGGCACCTGGAGGTGCGGGACGTCCTGAAGACGATCGTCGCCTCCGCCAGGGAACTGCTCGACGCGGAGTACGCGGCGCTCGGCGTCCCCGACGACCACGGCGGCTTCGCGCAGTTCGTCGTGGACGGCGTGAGCGACGAGCAGTGGAAGGCCATCGGCCCGCTGCCCCGCCAGCACGGGATCCTCGCGGCGATGCTCCACGACGAGAAGACCGAACGCCTCGCCGACGTGCGCAAGGACCCCCGCTTCGGCGGCTGGCCGCGCACCCATCCGGAACTCTCCGACTTCCTCGGACTGCCGGTCAGGGACGGCGACGAGACGCTCGCCGCACTGTTCCTCGCCAACAAGCGCTGCCCCGGGCGCCGCTCCGACGGCACCAAGGTCTGCGGCTTCACCGCCGAGGACGAGGAACTGCTGTCGATCCTCGCGCAGCACGCGGCGATCGCCCTGACCAACGCCCGCCTGTACGAGCGCAGCCGCGAGCTCACCATCACCGAGGAGCGCTCGCGGCTCGCGCACGAGCTGCACGACGCCGTCAGCCAGAAGCTGTTCTCGCTGCGGCTCACGGCGCAGGCCGCGGCGAAACTCGTCGACCGTGACCCGGCCCGCGCCAAGGACGAGCTCCAGCAGGTCGCGGCGCTCGCCGCGGAGGCGGCCGACGAGCTCGGCGCCGCCGTGGTCGAGCTGCGTCCCGCGGCCCTCGCGGAGGACGGCCTCGTCCACACACTGCGTACGCAGATCAAGGTCCTCGACCGTGCGCACTCCGCACGCGTGACCCTGGACGCCCCCTACCTGAAGGCGCTCCCGGCCGCACAGGAGGAGGCGGTGCTGAGGGTCGCGCAGGAGGCGCTGCACAACGCGCTGCGCCACTCCGGCGCGCACCACGTCGGCGTCGTCCTCGGCCGCCGCGGGGCGGGCGCGGTCCTGCGCGTCAAGGACGACGGCAAGGGCTTCGAACCGTCCGCGGTCCGCCGGGCGGGCCGCCATCTCGGCCTGGTCTCCATGCGGGACCGCGCGAGCGGTGTGGGCGGCAGACTCATCGTCACGTCGGCGCCCGGAGCGGGCACCACGATCACCATGGAGGTGCCCGGTGGCTGA